A window of Miscanthus floridulus cultivar M001 chromosome 12, ASM1932011v1, whole genome shotgun sequence genomic DNA:
TTCCATTAAGATGGCCAAAAATGGATTAGATCTACATTCTCCAGAACTCCATATTCTCGTCAGTGAACAACAATCATCTTATAACTGGTCATATCTCCCAAAATATAGGGTTCGTGTGGGTGATCTTGGTGTCAGAAGAAAGGTATTGAAGTGCTATATAACTTTGTTTACTGGTGACAAAATTTATTAAGGTCACTAAAATGCCTAAAAATGAAGATTAATTGAGACTGCACAATGAGATTAATTTTGAGGATTACTCCAACTAAACCTCCTCTAATGAAATGATTTAATCCATAAAACTTAACCAAAAGATGTGAATTAATATTTGCCACTCACGTAGGGCAACCGCAGCGAAAACGGTGACAAACACCTAGTGTTCCACTCCTTGCTTCCCTTCTCCAACTCAGGGCAATTCTCACCGCTACGACCCTCCCGTCGTTTCAATCTAGACTAAACGTAACAAAGTCATCATGGGCAGCAAGAGGAACCAGAAATTTAGGACAAATATATAGAGTAGAAGATGTATTGGTTTTGTAGGAGGGATGAGCACGACGACAGATAACGGTAAGCCTAGCTTCTCTCCTCCCCATCTTCTCTTTCTCCGGTTATTTCTCCCGAGCACGAGTGAGAGGAGCAACGGCTCTAGATTTGTGGGGCTTGACTCAGATAGGGGAAGGATTTCAACTCAAATCAAGGAAAGGAAAGTCTGGATTTATACTGTAGCATGTGGTCACTGTAGCTCTTTCGCCAGCCTTCGTGCCTAAAACACCTTTGTCACCCAAATTCTAGACAAAACCTGTGGCTCAAACATATTCAACGAGCCCTATGCGCCCATAGCCTCTGATCATCCATTTAAATGGATAAATAAGTCAATTTTTGAACTCCCTTTGAAGCGCTCGGTTGGAacttacaaaaaaaaaacttaatcAATCTTTAAAACACATATTTATTCCCTATGTGTTCATGGGTGTTACAGTAGTTCAattatttggtattataaataAATATATTGGCTCTTAAGTACAAAAATTGATAAACCAAGAAACTTCGAAAGTAAGAAAAATCTGACTTAGAATAGATTAAACATAGAATGAAGGAAGTACCAAACAGTAAAGCACGCCCTGGTATAGCGAAACCATTGAAGCACTAGCAGCCACCAGTGAAGCACTAGCAGCATTTGACGTAAACAAGGGAAGTGCATAAGCAGATTCAGACTGTGaacccaaacaaaaaaaaaacaaattagagGGAATATGACATGATATGATCATTGTAATGCATTGACGTAAACACAGAAAGTGCATAAGCAGATTCAAACTaacccaaacataaaatcaaaggGTATAATGGCATGATGTGATCATTATAGTTTGATTGTTTGATCCTCGTTTACTCAGCAGCCTTCTGGCTAGACAACTCACTGTGtcagatgaaatgaaaaacacaACAAAACTGTGTACAAAAAAGAATGTAACCCCAAGACTGAAAACATATCCATAAATCAAGTATACATCTAATGTCAATAAAGGCAAAAAGAATATCCAGGACCCTTGATAAAAATCACACATTAAAACATCACTCATTTTGACGGGAAAAAAAACCATGTACTTGAGCGATTCCTTTTTGCAGGGCATGAACAATCGGGAAGCTCCAAGTGGCTTGCTCTGAGCAGATTCTTCAGGAACGGGGTTATGAGCAACATAGCTAGAGTGACTGGCGCACACATCCACTGTATCAGACAATACTTGGAACATCTCCAGCCCAGCTACAAACAGCTCGTGGCCACCGTGTCCTAATGCAGTCCACCAATGGTGCGTGCTGATTAGTCTGAACTGGGGGAGCTAGAGAAAGAATACTGTCATCCTTGCTGCTGCTGGTTGATGCGCTTACAATATCAGCCAGATACTCATCTTGAGTCCACCTTGGGGGGACAGTGACATTTAGCTTGCATAACCTGGGTCTCTGTATAGGGGATGAGCCACCTGCACTTGCATTCCCATTCAGCACAGACTTGGCAATTCCATTGAAGTGGAAGATGGTGAATTGCTTCTTGCCCATAAGGCCAGTTGGATCCTTCATGCCTCCGGCCCTTTTATCCAACTGTAGCAATGCCTGCCAGAATTCACTCCATACTATAATGCCAGCATTACAAAGGTCCTCGAGTTTATCCGAAGGAAAATTTATGTCAGTATCCCTGAGGACTTGTTGGAAGCCCTCAACGCTGATAAAGCCTCCACCTCCACTTTGATCTTGGGCATCGAAAGCCCGTCTTATTTTTGATTCGCGCTCTTCCAGCTCATTCTCCTCTTGAACGTTGGGGTTCAGGGCAAAAAGGACAGTGTAGTGACTTTCACTTCCCACAACCCATATTGGCCACTTTGGGCACTTCAAGTACTGACCAACCTTGCAGAGATTTAGTGATTCCAGGAGGGTAAGAAAACCAACTTCAACACTGTTTGGTATGCCCTTCAAGGACATGCCACCACCAAGGTCCATCTTGCCATCAAATACATTTGGAACAGCCTCTCCACAGAGTAATAAATTCACAATTTCCTGAAAAGAAAATTAAATCGCTATATCTTATTTGACCAGAATTGTATTAATAATGATGAACAATGTGGAAAATAAATAGAGAATAAAATGTTACTATATTTTAATAAACATAGTACTGGCAAATAATATCTTATATCTGTTATGACATTTGTTCGAACAAATGATGGTAACACAGCTTATTTCCCGATTAAAATAGGATTTCATCAAGGGTGAGCCTTGAGCCCGTACCTCTTTgctttggtaatggatgaggttaccaggaacaatCAAggagatatcccttggtgtatgttgttcactgatgatgtagtgttagtggacgaaagtcaggcgggagtaaataggaaactagagttgtggcggcagacccttgagtcaaAAGGTTCTAGattaagcagaactaaaaccaaatacatgagatgtgactttggcggagctacacaggaggagggagatgtgagtttggaaggtcaagtagtgcctatctAGGATCGATGTTACAGAGAGATGGAGATATTGAGgcggatgttagccatagaattaaagcaggacggatcaagtggcgacaagcttatGGCGTTCTTTGTGATAAGagagtaccacaaaagctaaaaggcaagttttacagaacgacgattagaccggctatattGTATGGAGcataatgttggcctacaaagattcgtcatgttcaacaactgagtttTGCAGAAATGCGTATATTGCGATGGATTTATAGTCACACAAGAATAGACCGAGttaggaacgatgatatacgtgaccgcctaggggtagcaccaattgaagaaaagcttgtccaacatcggttgaggtggtttggccatgtccaaaggagaccatcagagaggcaccagtgcattgtggagtcctaagcctaagctaataatgtgaggagaggtagaggtagactgaaattgacatgggggaaggcaataaaaaaatatttgaaagcttgggatatacctagagatttatgtttgaataggagtgcttggaaagcagctattgatgtGCCTAAACCGTGAACTAGGGGCTCTTGgcgggttttaactctagcctaccctaacttgtttgggactgacAGGCTTTATTGTTGTTGTATCTGTTATGACATTTAATATTGACATATCCAAGAGAAGCCACATTATTAACTGCTATGACATGTCTATGTCACATCTGCTAAAGAAAATACTCCATCTCAAAATATAAGGTGCAGTTTGACTTTATGCGATCTTCTAGGTCACACTTTGACCGCGGATTTCTCTTttactccctccatctcaaactataagtcattccaactttcgtGACGAGTCAAAGCATCTccagtttgaccaaatttatataataaaaaaataatatttatgataccaaataagtatcattagattcttcattaattatatttttatagtatacctatttgatgtcataataagataacaaagtttgaattttgaaatatgTGCAGCCTAATGTTTTGGGACAACCGAGTATGTTTATGACAATGATATCTATACCTGTGAAGCATGGCCAAATGGAGCAGTGACCAATGGCTGGCTTGGATCATCCCTGTCTGCTTGGATATCTTCCTGTACTTAGAAGGACAATCATACATGGTCAGAAAATGAAGATAGTGTTGACATGGTTCAACAAACAGGTTGATGGGCACTTAACAAATGAAAACTTTGTTTACCACTACAACTTAAGATTGAAAAACTTTGTTTTCGACTAGAACTATAAGATTGGGTCAAGAGGGGACAATCCTCATGAAAGCAAGTTGAGAACTTAAGTACTGATAAACACATACCAATCCTCGTGAAAGCAAAGCAGAGATAAGAAATAGCATGGCTCCCAGTCGACTTTCAAACAAAGGAATGTTAGCCAAAAGGGTGTTGAATGCATCCTTCCTTGAAGTAAATGTACTTGTTCTAAGAACTTTCTGCAGATCCATTGCTGATTCGACAGAAAGATCTTCCAAAACTGCATCGATTTTCTGCAATAAGTTTCATAAGAGCATTAGCCACATCCAAATAATCAAAGCTTATAATCAACTGATCACCACCACATCCACTTACTCCACGATTGGCACACGCAACAGATGCTACAATAGCTCTTTTTCCAGTTCCACATAAAAAAAGAATCTCCACCATAGCATGAACCAATGCTCTACAAAGAACATCATCAGTGACAGTTATTTAGCTTAAAGAAAAATATCAAGTGTACATTGATGTATATCCAATGGAGTGTATAATATTATTATATAACACAAAACAGATATGGAATCATTTGCTCTCTCCAACAAATACATGTATATGGTTTCTGTAGAGTAATAATTCAAAAATTGCGTGCATTCATTGAATCCAAAATGCCAATATTTTAGCATTCCATAAGAATAGTGGCTCGTACAAAacacttaataaataaataatgacATTAAAATACTGAAATCAGCACCATTTGTAAGGAACGAGAAACCACCTTGTCTTTCTATCATCAAGTCAGGGACGAAAAATCATCCCCTGCAGCAAAAGAACTCTGATAAAAACGTCTTTGTCCCAGAGTATACAGCGGGTTACTAAACTCTGGATTACTCAAGTCATCAGAAAAAAACAGAAGATATTTAAGGACATAAGCCTGCAAACCAATTATAAGCTACCATCAGAAATGTTAAGCTTGCAGAGAGCAAAAGGAATTTAGCAACAGGCAATGAAgtagatagttagattattgaaAAACCAAGAAACTTTAAATCAGATGGGGACTTCATGCATACAAAAGGGTATATATTTGATAAGCTATCttagctttttttttaaaaattgatGCAACAATTGGAAACACCAACCTTATCTCCTCAAAGCATGTCTTTCTGGACTTCagattataaaaaaaaaaaaaaggatttcTTTCATCAGGATGGCTCTAAATGATACTACGAAGTTGAAAGAAAAAGATTATACCAATGTGAACGTTCTTCAAGGTAGTTAAGCCAAATGATTTTGGTGTTGCAGCTTCCACTTGGCAGAAGGGGAATATTAGCAGTTACCATTTTATCAATTTAAATGATATCTAGAATAGCATTGATAACACATGGTCAGAAACTAGAAACAGAACCTTAGAAGTTCACATTTTAAGGCACAAATGAAAGTTTGAGCAGAAGATCAGGGAATGGAAGCTTTCTGCCCCCAATATATGCCACAAACTACATTCAAGTAGTTAGAACTAGGAAAAGTGTAAGATGCACCGATGGTCCTTAAACTTGTACCTACTCCctgaaagcttacaaaatgaagaTTTTGGTACCTTAACTTGTTAAGTGTGATACTTGAGCTTCAGATCTCCTTAATTAGCAAGTACCTACCTATGTTAATGCTGATTTAGCAGTTCTTGAGGCAGGCTACAGACAGAGTAGGCAAGCATTTGAACATCAAGTGGCACACTTAATAAGTTAAGAACCAAGATCTCCATAttaaaagtttagggacctagaTAGCACCACTAAAAAGTTTAGGGGCCTAGATAGCACCGGTAAACAATTTCATGAGCCACTGGTGAATTTGACCCTTAAGAAAATGAAGGAATGTTTTCAAAGAGACCTTAGGATGGGATAAGACACCTACACATGTCCAGGAAATCTTTGATCAGTTTATAGCCCTTCATGACAAGAATTATCAGATTAAACTTCTTATTTTTTTTCTATTGTGATGTGGGGAATTTGGACAATCCGAAACAAAATGGCAATAGAAAAACGTTTTCTGGG
This region includes:
- the LOC136496362 gene encoding LOW QUALITY PROTEIN: uncharacterized protein (The sequence of the model RefSeq protein was modified relative to this genomic sequence to represent the inferred CDS: deleted 1 base in 1 codon); its protein translation is MGDREEDEELQMALRMSLQGSPPAQPEPKRSKPPPPAAESPEAEARRKQRELMAAAAEKRLRAAASPAAVSVARSSPQPVVEEPAAPALEATKEQEEEPEQAGVSMEEAKEVEEEEEEKGEELPPDVAENLWAMVFGGGVSKTVLAQWSNQGIRFSSDPETTMGLVQHEGGPCGVLATVQAYVLKYLLFFSDDLSNPEFSNPLYTLGQRRFYQSSFAAGDDFSSLTDDRKTRALVHAMVEILFLCGTGKRAIVASVACANRGKIDAVLEDLSVESAMDLQKVLRTSTFTSRKDAFNTLLANIPLFESRLGAMLFLISALLSRGLEDIQADRDDPSQPLVTAPFGHASQEIVNLLLCGEAVPNVFDGKMDLGGGMSLKGIPNSVEVGFLTLLESLNLCKVGQYLKCPKWPIWVVGSESHYTVLFALNPNVQEENELEERESKIRRAFDAQDQSGGGGFISVEGFQQVLRDTDINFPSDKLEDLCNAGIIVWSEFWQALLQLDKRAGGMKDPTGLMGKKQFTIFHFNGIAKSVLNGNASAGGSSPIQRPRLCKLNVTVPPRWTQDEYLADIVSASTSSSKDDSILSLAPPVQTNQHAPLVDCIRTRWPRAVCSWAGDVPSIV